One window of the Oncorhynchus mykiss isolate Arlee chromosome 5, USDA_OmykA_1.1, whole genome shotgun sequence genome contains the following:
- the zgc:162472 gene encoding mucin-5AC isoform X3, with protein MLRRSRISVRPNVRPAGRGPAPASSQDTPPSQEAAVSQASEDLPQAGGQCVKDTTTTAVLEASTESTTPREDGKDPNGEASSSTPSAGLQRRKRFSVMPNLAKPRVAATPALTRSSPRTPKSPVRAGTETPAPTPEAPEAPSQTDSGPPQGMRSPRRRPSGGSRQAKGQPKPRPLSPASPGPTTTSLGNVAVENSSSSQQTLQAAGKDCIQSDLLKKTPIIKVPSTPLEMVPSSSLPDKEGISVSERAKTLVARSVSGGLTGLAPGKSRLSRFLNDPTDLQRLAKARKLRELLRQEMNKEKKRSKAKVCVSEYTLDPSKMTMRDLIYYLPDTNPMTSYLVEEQRENETVLPLTPPREESPERPPTPEAPAEIASQGDEDEDEDDDGVMVPRVKVAEDGSLIIDEESLTVEVLRQKGPNPADDRDPIFERGSTTTYSSFRKGTHVKPWSNKETDMFFLAISMVGTDFSMIGQLFPHRGRTEIKNKFKKEERANSWRIDKAFKEKRRLDHEFFTSLLEKILAAEAKRNKNNKSPTEKIRIKKKIKQKEKKAAKQLSDVEEEGLDAEMDTEEVEGEKENENVSNEGTTLSSAPTPKRKRKSRDGGGESSPEEAKDGKKKKIDLITSDQEEAGVPEDSEAGPPESSKQAEGPVEAAKGPVVIKPAQLSRGRSQRPLPNLGRKWGQRGPEPNTKPNVKDGATPTEEENTEEGLSEEQVDEDASPSVSQKEKKKAGKLSSSEGEEEEANDKPIKPTRYGRIPKKTQLLNYPAKEDGDSPSDSAPTPASDGSPSTMPKSKPATRRAKIKPGPALPGRMGQSTARKSKLVTLRASQSEDEDEDEEEGAWREEPQAEEDTHNPTSPEEENQAPAFIPMSLRSPQPVATEVEETMEEVKGLDISVNVPDVLGISHDAFCPDSSCERAQGGEMGTVPCEHQLDLLVDVIDFLSPDNTEVSEESYNEAARTLLAIGNLTHLSQAAEAFTAGADDIITEERSNEDQLYQMTPQPTDQSQTSTIPSESFRVTEASRIAEDSVPVASSTTASVPVTTTTASIPGSKITACVIITMATASVPVTTTTSSPPVTLTTTASVPVPQSSDTPTLETPPIEEGPLRQMEGTDIGHASKMESGSEVSEGSEQQTTSQSRRSHFPKVKPNLGRAARTTQPKQTTTTLSESPQTTTTLSEPPLEPMLNITTTSEPQPTMHITTEPPLPTESINTESETQPKQRTTTHSKPQTTTTHSKHQPTTNIIPHSEPLPIQKTRIAYSKSQPTLNTTTNTLSKQQSTQSTTKLSQPQPTPSLDQPSPVTFMPIVPESPLTSSEEVKGHDGRKGNTSLSAGGSQSGTSDSDQPKQTGPLTRRARLPKPKPNLGLTAKAATRSAVQVPESRPSPEVQTPEEADEVPMEIQQIHQVVPLCDIIDTTQEEIQQIHQVIPHPPIEGPLKQREGTDIGHASQVESGSEVSEDSEQQTTSQTRSHFPKVKPNLGWAARTTQPKQTTTTLSEPPLDSMLNIITTSEPQPSMIITIEPPLPTESINTESETQPKQRTTTHSKSQPTTNIIPHSGPQPSQRTRVAHSKPQPTLNTTTQSEPLQPTLNSTTNTLSKQQSTQSTSKLSQPHPTSSLEQPGPVTLRPRVLGSPLRSSGEVKGHDCFKENTSSSLSAGGSQSGTSDSDQPKQTGPPTRRARLPKPKPNLGCTAKAATCSVVQVPDVASRPKSDVQRLDTGPCPKVQTPEEADEVPMEIQQIHQVVPLSDIIDTTQEEIQQIHQVILYPPIEEGPLRQREGTDIGHASQVESGSEVSEGSEQHTTSQSRRSHFPKVKPNLGRAARTTQPKQTTTTLSEPTQTTTTLSEPPLDSMLNITTTSEPQPSMIITIEPPLPTESINTESETQPKQRTTTHSKSQPTTNIIPHSGPQPSQRTRVAHSKPQPTLNTTTQSEPLQPTLNSTTNTLSKPQSTESTTILSQPQPTSSLEQPGLRPIVPESPLRSSEDGRKGNTSSSLSAGGSQSGTSDSDQPKQTGPLTRRARLPKPKPNLGCTTKATTRSAVQVPESSPSPEVQTPEEADEVPIEIQQIHQVFPLCDIIDTTQEEIQQIHQVIPHPPIEGPLRQREGTDIGHASQVESGSEVSEGSEQQTTSQTRRSHFPKVKPNLGRAARTTQTKHQQTTTTLSEPPQTTTTLSEPQPIQRTRVAHSKPQPALNTTTQSEPLQPTLNSTTNTLSKQQSTQNTTILSQPQPTSSLEQPGPVTLTPIVSESPLTSSEEVKGHDGRKGNTSLSAGGSQSGTSDSDQPKQTGPLTRRARLPKPKPNLGLTARAATRFAVQVPESRPSPEIQTPEEAVEVPMEIPQIHQVSPLCDIIDTTQEEMEQIHQVIPLTDVIDSTQGDMSVFTEGSIFSQQSDAVFIQHSETSVSTAPLDQAQSDPDEPIFILSLTEIPVLPTGEESGCTSQTLSEPFLFLPDAGAQLQQSDIVAPGGGLEKGNAGVLCEVPEPMSVDEVLPQPSYTSIKEVESGSTAGPVGVCASAKPSEDSMADAETSEDTHPPKKRKAPERDRRVDKLQVRPNTAVRKQTSCSAPAKEAVSPITPDQTPSLTTTTLDTYHPTASSPLAQPGPSVTGTASRQGVADEPQQGTVGCFDRTETEHKPTGGEDNSSGAESQAARQITPLAMSGPLSRPGRRPRGFLSFMSNKNTSPVAAPPRGTRAAARRPQVNTTRPGGKRAAPAPSTTTRTMPSPSIMHYTTTPTRATRTTTKPDFSARVTQEKPSDALALHSDPQPSTSLCTTDTESFQVPAAQPSASPCVDSGSADEEPINVSQYFFSDIFTEVEENEG; from the exons ATGCTTCGCAGATCCAGGATCAGTGTTCGCCCGAACGTCAGGCCAGCAGGCAGAGGGCCAGCACCAGCATCCTCCCAGGACACTCCACCTTCCCAGGAGGCTGCAGTCTCCCAGGCCTCCGAGGACCTTCCCCAGGCAGGGGGCCAGTGCGTGAAGGACACCACCACAACTGCAGTGCTAGAAGCCTCCACAGAGTCCACCACACCCAGAGA GGATGGAAAAGACCCAAATGGCGAGGCTTCCAGCAGCACCCCCTCTGCCGGTCTTCAAAGGAGGAAGCGGTTCTCTGTCATGCCAAACCTTGCCAAACCCCGGGTGGCCGCCACCCCAGCCCTCACCCGCTCCTCCCCCAGGACCCCCAAGTCCCCTGTAAGAGCGGGCACTGAGACTCCAGCTCCAACCCCTGAGGCTCCAGAGGCCCCCAGCCAGACAGATTCTGGACCCCCACAGGGCATGAGATCCCCAAGGCGGAGGCCCTCTGGAGGTAGTAGGCAGGCCAAAGGACAGCCCAAACCCAGGCCACTGTCCCCAGCTTCCCCAGGCCCTACAACAACCTCTCTGGGGAATGTGGCAGTGGAGAACTCATCCTCGTCACAACAGACCCTGCAGGCAGCAGGCAAAGACTGCATCCAATCAGATCTCCTGAAAAAAACACCAATCATTAAAGTTCCATCCACTCCGTTAGAGATGGTCCCATCGTCCTCCCTTCCAGACAAAGAGGGTATCTCAGTGTCAGAGAGAGCTAAGACTCTGGTCGCCAGGTCTGTGTCTGGTGGGCTCACCGGGCTGGCACCAGGGAAGTCCAGGCTTAGCAGGTTCCTGAATGACCCAACAGACCTACAGAGGCTGGCTAAGGCCCGGAAGCTCAGAGAGCTGCTGAGACAGGAGATGAACAAGGAGAAG AAACGGAGCAAAGCCAAGGTGTGTGTGAGCGAATACACACTAGATCCCTCTAAAATGACCATGAGAGATCTCATCTACTACCTGCCTGATACCAACCCCATGAC GTCTTATCTggtagaggaacagagggagaatGAGACTGTCCTCCCACTCACCCCACCAAGAGAAGA GTCACCTGAAAGACCCCCAACACCGGAGGCCCCAGCTGAGATAGCCAGCCAGGGAGATGAAGATGAAGATGAGGATGACGATGGGGTGATGGTCCCGCGGGTGAAGGTGGCAGAAGACGGCTCTCTGATCATCGATGAGGAGAG tttGACGGTGGAGGTCTTGAGGCAGAAAGGGCCCAACCCAGCTGATGATAGAGACCCCATCTTTGAGCGTGGCTCCACAACCACCTACTCGAGCTTCAGGAAGGGGACACACGTTAAGCCCTGGTCCAACAAAG AGACGGACATGTTCTTCCTGGCCATCAGTATGGTGGGAACAGACTTCTCCATGATTGGACAGCTGTTCCCTCACCGCGGTCGCACCGAGATCAAG AACAAGTtcaagaaagaggagagagcaaacagctggaggataGACAAGGCCTTCA aggaGAAACGCAGGCTGGACCATGAGTTCTTCACTAGTCTCCTGGAGAAGATCTTGGCTGCAGAGGCAAAGAGGAACAAAAATAACAAGTCCCCCACAGAGAAGATACGGATCAAGAAAAAAATCAAACAGAAAG AAAAGAAAGCAGCGAAGCAGCTGAGCGacgtagaggaggaggggttagacGCGGAGATGGAcacagaggaggtggagggagagaaggagaacgaGAACGTCTCTAACGAAGGGACCACGCTTTCTTCCGCTCCCACCCCTAAGAGAAAACGCAAAAGTAGGGATGGTGGAGGAGAGTCCTCTCCTGAAGAAGCAAAGGATGGAAAGAAAAAGAAGATTGACCTAATAACAAGTGATCAAG AAGAGGCTGGTGTACCTGAAGATTCTGAGGCAGGGCCTCCAGAGAG TTCAAAGCAGGCAGAAGGGCCTGTGGAAGCAGCCAAGGGACCTGTGGTGATCAAACCAGCCCAGTTGTCCCGTGGCCGATCCCAGAGACCTCTTCCTAACCTGGGTAGGAAGTGGGGCCAGAGGGGCCCCGAGCCCAATACCAAGCCTAACGTTAAAGATGGGGCCACACCTACAGAGGAGGAGAACACTGAAGAAGGGCTGTCTGAAGAACAG GTAGATGAAGATGCTTCCCCTTCAGTCAGTCAAAAGGAGAAGAAGAAAGCTGGTAAACTCTCTTCatctgagggagaggaggaagaagccAACGATAAACCCATCAAACCCACCAG GTATGGCAGAATACCCAAAAAGACACAGCTCTTGAATTACCCTGCAAAGGAGGATGGGGACTCGCCCTCAGACTCTGCCCCCACTCCCGCCTCAGACGGATCCCCCTCCACCATGCCCAAATCCAAACCAGCTACCAGGAGGGCCAAAATCAAACCTGGCCCAGCCCTGCCAGGTAGGATGGGCCAATCAACTGCTAGGAAATCCAAGCTGGTCACCCTCAGGGCATCCCAGTCTGAAgatgaggatgaagatgaggaagaaggagcatggagagaggagccgcAGGCCGAGGAGGACACCCACAATCCCACAAGCCCAGAGGAGGAGAATCAGGCACCTGCGTTCATCCCCATGAGCCTTCGCTCGCCACAACCTGTCGCCACAGAGGTTGAGGAGACCATGGAGGAGGTGAAAGGG CTCGATATCTCCGTCAACGTGCCTGATGTCCTGGGTATTTCCCATGATGCATTCTGCCCTGACTCGTCATGCGAGCGGGCACAGGGTGGTGAAATGGGCACAGTGCCCTGTGAACATCAGTTGGACCTGTTAGTA GACGTGATAGACTTCCTGTCTCCAGATAACACGGAAG TATCTGAGGAGAGCTACAACGAGGCAGCTAGAACCCTTCTGGCCATCGGCAACCTCACCCACCTGTCTCAGGCGGCTGAGGCCTTCACTGCCGGAGCAGATGATATCATCACGGAAGAACGTTCCAATGAGGACCAACTGTACCAGATGACACCACAGCCCACTGACCAATCACAAACTAGCACCATTCCTTCTGAATCCTTTAGGGTCACTGAGGCATCACGAATCGCTGAGGATTCTGTACCTGTTGCCTCGTCAACAACAGCCTCTGTCCCTGTCACCACGACAACAGCCTCTATCCCAGGCTCCAAAATAACAGCCTGTGTCATAATTACCATGGCAACAGCCTCAGTCCCAGTCACCACGACAACATCTTCTCCTCCAGTCACCTTGACAACAACGGCATCTGTCCCAGTGCCTCAGAGCAGTGATACGCCCACTCTAGAAACTCCACCCATAGAGGAGGGGCCTCTCAGACAGATGGAGGGGACTGATATTGGACACGCCTCCAAGATGGAATCAGGTTCTGAAGTGTCAGAGGGCTCAGAGCAACAGACAACCTCACAGAGCAGGAGGAGCCACTTCCCTAAGGTCAAACCCAACCTGGGACGGGCTGCCAGGACCACACAACCCAAACAGACGACCACCACACTGTCAGAATCACCACAGACTACCACCACACTCTCTGAACCACCACTTGAGCCTATGCTGAATATCACCACAACCTCAGAACCACAGCCTACCATGCATATCACCACAGAACCACCACTGCCTACTGAGAGTATTAACACAGAGTCAGAAACACAGCCCAAACAGAGAACTACCACACACTCAAAACCACAAACCACCACCACACACTCCAAGCACCAGCCCACCACAAATATTATCCCACACTCAGAACCACTGCCCATTCAGAAAACCAGAATAGCGTATTCAAAATCACAGCCTACATTGAATACCACCACAAACACACTCTCAAAACAACAATCTACACAGAGTACCACCAAACTCTCACAACCACAGCCCACCCCGAGCCTTGATCAGCCAAGTCCAGTTACATTCATGCCCATagtcccagagtcacctctgacGTCATCAGAAGAGGTGAAAGGTCACGATGGCCGTAAGGGAAATACTTCCCTCAGTGCTGGAGGGTCCCAGTCAGGGACATCAGACTCAGACCAGCCCAAACAGACAGGTCCTCTAACCCGTAGGGCCCGTTTACCTAAACCCAAACCCAACTTGGGTCTCACCGCCAAAGCCGCTACGCGCTCTGCAGTCCAGGTACCAGAAAGCAGGCCAAGCCCTGAAGTCCAGACACCAGAGGAAGCTGATGAGGTTCCCATGGAAATACAACAGATCCACCAAGTCGTCCCCCTTTGTGACATCATCGATACTACCCAG GAGGAAATACAACAGATTCACCAAGTCATCCCTCATCCACCCATAGAGGGGCCTCTCAAACAGAGGGAGGGGACTGATATTGGACACGCGTCTCAGGTGGAATCAGGTTCTGAAGTGTCAGAGGACTCAGAGCAACAGACAACCTCACAGACCAGGAGCCACTTCCCTAAGGTCAAACCCAATCTGGGATGGGCTGCCAGGACCACACAACCCAAACAGACTACCACCACACTGTCAGAACCACCACTAGATTCTATGCTGAATATCATCACAACCTCAGAACCACAGCCTTCCATGATTATCACCATAGAGCCACCACTGCCTACTGAGAGTATTAACACAGAGTCAGAAACACAGCCCAAACAGAGAACTACCACACACTCAAAATCACAACCCACCACAAATATCATCCCACACTCAGGACCACAGCCCAGTCAGAGAACCAGAGTAGCGCATTCAAAACCACAGCCTACATTGAATACCACCACACAGTCAGAACCACTCCAGCCCACACTAAATTCCACCACAAACACACTCTCAAAACAACAATCAACACAGAGTACCAGCAAACTCTCACAACCACATCCCACCTCAAGCCTTGAGCAGCCAGGTCCAGTTACACTCAGACCCAGAGTCCTAGGGTCACCTCTGAGGTCATCAGGAGAGGTGAAAGGTCACGATTGCTTCAAGGAAAATACTTCCTCTTCCCTCAGTGCTGGAGGGTCCCAGTCAGGGACATCAGACTCAGACCAGCCCAAACAGACAGGTCCCCCAACCCGCAGGGCCCGTTTACCTAAACCCAAACCCAACTTGGGTTGCACCGCCAAAGCCGCTACATGCTCTGTAGTCCAGGTACCAGATGTGGCTTCCAGACCCAAATCTGACGTCCAGAGACTAGATACTGGACCCTGCCCTAAAGTCCAGACACCAGAGGAAGCTGATGAGGTTCCCATGGAAATACAACAGATCCACCAAGTCGTCCCCCTTTCTGACATCATCGATACTACCCAG GAGGAAATACAACAGATTCACCAAGTCATCCTTTATCCACCCATAGAGGAGGGGCCtctcagacagagggaggggactGATATTGGACACGCCTCTCAGGTGGAATCAGGTTCTGAAGTGTCAGAGGGCTCAGAGCAACATACAACCTCACAGAGCAGGAGGAGCCACTTCCCTAAGGTCAAACCCAACCTGGGACGGGCTGCCAGGACCACACAACCCAAACAGACGACCACTACACTGTCAGAACCAACACAGACTACCACCACACTGTCAGAACCACCACTAGATTCTATGCTGAATATCACCACAACCTCAGAACCACAGCCTTCCATGATTATCACCATAGAGCCACCACTGCCTACTGAGAGTATTAACACAGAGTCAGAAACACAGCCCAAACAGAGAACTACCACACACTCAAAATCACAACCCACCACAAATATCATCCCACACTCAGGACCACAGCCCAGTCAGAGAACCAGAGTAGCGCATTCAAAACCACAGCCTACATTGAATACCACCACACAGTCAGAACCACTCCAGCCCACACTAAATTCCACCACAAACACACTCTCAAAACCACAATCAACAGAGAGTACCACCATACTCTCACAACCACAGCCCACCTCAAGCCTTGAGCAGCCAGGTCTCAGACCCATagtcccagagtcacctctgagGTCATCAGAAGATGGCCGTAAGGGAAATACTTCCTCTTCCCTCAGTGCTGGAGGGTCCCAGTCAGGGACATCAGACTCAGACCAGCCCAAACAGACAGGTCCTCTAACCCGTAGGGCCCGTTTACCTAAACCCAAACCCAACTTGGGTTGCACCACCAAAGCCACTACACGCTCTGCAGTCCAGGTACCAGAAAGCAGCCCAAGCCCTGAAGTCCAGACACCAGAGGAAGCTGATGAGGTTCCCATTGAAATACAACAGATCCACCAAGTCTTCCCCCTTTGTGACATCATCGATACTACCCAG GAGGAAATACAACAGATTCACCAAGTCATCCCTCATCCACCCATAGAGGGGCCtctcagacagagggaggggactGATATTGGACACGCCTCTCAGGTAGAATCAGGTTCTGAAGTGTCAGAGGGCTCAGAGCAACAGACAACCTCACAGACCAGGAGGAGCCACTTCCCTAAGGTCAAACCCAACCTGGGACGGGCTGCTAGGACCACACAAACCAAACACCAACAGACTACCACCACACTGTCAGAACCACCACAGACTACCACCACACTCTCAGAACCACAGCCCATTCAGAGAACCAGAGTAGCGCATTCAAAACCACAGCCTGCATTGAATACCACCACACAGTCAGAACCACTCCAGCCCACACTAAATTCCACCACAAACACACTCTCAAAACAACAATCCACACAGAATACCACCATACTCTCACAACCACAGCCCACCTCAAGCCTTGAGCAGCCAGGTCCAGTTACACTCACACCCATAGTCTCAGAGTCACCTCTGACGTCATCAGAAGAGGTGAAAGGTCACGATGGCCGTAAGGGAAATACTTCCCTCAGTGCTGGAGGGTCCCAGTCAGGGACATCAGACTCAGACCAGCCCAAACAGACAGGTCCTCTAACCCGTAGGGCCCGTTTACCTAAACCCAAACCCAACTTGGGTCTCACCGCCAGAGCCGCTACGCGCTTTGCAGTCCAGGTACCAGAAAGCAGGCCAAGCCCTGAAATCCAGACACCAGAGGAAGCTGTTGAGGTTCCCATGGAAATCCCACAGATCCACCAAGTCTCCCCCCTTTGTGACATCATCGATACGACCCAG GAGGAAATGGAACAGATTCACCAAGTCATCCCTCTTACTGACGTCATTGATTCTACCCAG GGCGATATGTCTGTCTTTACGGAGGGAAGCATTTTCTCGCAACAAAGTGATGCTGTCTTCATACAGCACTCAGAAACGTCTGTGTCGACTGCTCCGTTGGACCAGGCCCAGTCAGACCCGGATGAGCCTATATTCATCCTCTCCCTGACTGAAATCCCAGTGCTCCCCACAGGGGAGGAGAGTGGCTGCACATCCCAGACCCTCTCTGAGCCTTTCCTTTTTCTACCAGACGCAGGCGCTCAACTGCAGCAGAG TGATATTGTTGCCCCCGGAGGTGGTTTGGAGAAAGGGAATGCTGGTGTCCTCTGTGAAGTCCCTGAGCCTATGTCAGTGGATGAGGTCCTTCCTCAACCCTCATACACCAGTATCAAGGAAGTGGAGTCTGGCTCCACGGCGGGTCCAGTAGGTGTGTGTGCCTCGGCCAAACCCTCAGAAGACTCCATGGCTGATGCAGAGACTAGTGAGGACACGCATCCTCCTAAGAAGAGGAAagcgccagagagagacaggagag TAGACAAACTGCAGGTGAGACCTAACACTGCAGTAAGGAAACAGACCAGTTGTTCGGCCCCTGCCAAGGAGGCTGTGTCACCCATTACCCCAGACCAGACACCCTCTTTGACCACTACCACCCTAGACACTTACCACCCCACTGCCTCCAGTCCCCTGGCCCAGCCAGGCCCCTCCGTCACGGGAACTGCATCACGACAGGGGGTGGCTGATGAGCCACAGCAGGGGACTGTGGGCTGTTTCGATCGTACAGAGACCGAGCACAAGCCGACTGGAGGGGAGGACAATAGTTCAGGGGCGGAGTCTCAGGCTGCCCGTCAAATTACACCGCTGGCTATGAGTGGCCCCTTGAGCAG GCCTGGTAGGAGACCCAGAGGATTCCTGTCTTTCATGTCCAATAAGAACACCTCCCCTGTAGCTGCCCCCCCCCGAGGTACCAGAGCAGCCGCTCGGAGGCCCCAGGTCAACACCACCCGCCCAGGGGGGAAACGGGCTGCTCCTGCACCTTCCACCACAACCAGAACCATGCCTTCACCTTCCATAATGCATTACACCACCACCCCCACTAGGGCCACCAGAACCACCACTAAGCCAGATTTTTCCGCCAGGGTGACTCAGGAAAAACCCTCTGATGCCCTGGCCTTACACTCAGACCCACAGCCCAGTACTTCCCTGTGTACTACAGATACTGAG tcCTTTCAGGTGCCAGCCGCCCAGCCCAGTGCGTCTCCCTGTGTGGACAGTGGTTCAGCAGACGAGGAACCCATCAACGTGTCCCAGTACTTCTTCAGTGACATCTTCACCGAGGTCGAGGAGAATGAGGGATGA